A segment of the Coleofasciculus sp. FACHB-T130 genome:
TAACTGTGTGTATGGCATCGCCCCCTCCTTAAGTTGCTCCTTGTCTCTCCTTAATTTTGCAATTCGACGATCGCCAACTGGCACACTATTTTCTCATTCATGCAGGAGGTCTAAAGACTAAAGACTCTGACTTTTGATTTATCTGGAATCCAAACAAGTTTAGAAAATTTCAAAAGCAAAAAGGCAAAGAAAAGATGTCCTCTTCTTTCTTTTGCCTTTTTTAGTACCGTTAATTTTCGTATAAGCCACCCGTTTTTTACTCTCTGTAGCCGGTACGACTTACTGGATCGGGGTCGCGGTAACGGGTTGGCTCTTCATGCTTGCGACCCGCTAAGCCTGCTAAACCAAGCAGTCCCAGCAAGCCCAACCAGCCCCAATCAAAATTGCGATCGCTTTCAACGGTTCTAACGTCTTGCCGAGGAGCGGTGTTTGTAGTTGTATTTGTATCAGTGTTGGTTTGAGCAGAAGCAGGCACAGTCAAAGGCAGAACCGCCATACTTAAGGAGAGAACGCCAGCTCCAATAAATTTGGATAAATCAGATCGTTTCATAAATAAGGCTCCTTATCCGTTCTTCACTCACAAACTTATAGATTTCCCTCCAAATCAGAATCAATCTACGGCTATAAATTAAAAACTTCTAGACTCTAACTATAGAGATAGAAAATGTCTCTTCTTTCCACCATTCTCCCCCTCTTTATAATTAGGTAATTTTCAGGGTAT
Coding sequences within it:
- a CDS encoding WGxxGxxG family protein; translation: MKRSDLSKFIGAGVLSLSMAVLPLTVPASAQTNTDTNTTTNTAPRQDVRTVESDRNFDWGWLGLLGLLGLAGLAGRKHEEPTRYRDPDPVSRTGYRE